A segment of the Anopheles cruzii chromosome 2, idAnoCruzAS_RS32_06, whole genome shotgun sequence genome:
ttgcAGTGAAGGACCTTGAACGGAACGCCAAGAAGTGTGAGAAGGAAGAGAAAGCGGAAATTCTGAAGACCAAGAAGGCGATCCAAAAGGGCAACACCGAGGTCGCGCGAATCCACGCCGAGAATGCCATTCGACAGAAGAATCAATCGCTCAACTATCTGCGGATGAGTGCTCGGGTTGATGCCGTAGCCAGCCGTGTCCAGACCGCTCTCACCACGCGCAACGTAACTAACTCGATGGCTGGCGTAGTGAAGGCGATGGACGCAGCGATGAAAGGTATGAACTTGGAAAAAATCTCTGGTCTGATGGACAAGTTCGAGTCACAGTTTGAGGACCTGGATGTTCAGAGTTCGTACATGGAAAACACCATGTCGCAAACAACGACCACGTCGGTTCCACAGGATGACGTCGAATCGCTTATGCAAAGAGTTGCGGATGAAGCAGGGTATGCGCTAGTGGCTTTTGGTTGTAGCGAAGAACTCTCACTTTTACCAAGTATCATTGTTTGCAGGCTCGAGCTGAATATGGAACTACCTTCCGGACCATCGAACGTATCAATCGGTTCTGCGTCACAGATCTCGATGGAACAGGATGAACTGACCGCCCGTCTCGCGCGTCTACGGCAAGCAGAATAGTGTTTTCCAATGGTTGTTAATTCCGTGATTGCAATGCTCACCGGTGACGATAGAAGCAATCAGCTGAAGAAGACTACGTTAAACTCATTTGAGAATCCATGTATTCAATTAGTGGTGTGAACTAAGCTGTCACTCAACCATCTGGGGGACAAAAGCAAGAAAATTGAATCCCTATGTTCCCTGTGTAGGGCGCTATTCTCTCCGTTATTCGTTAactgtaaaaataaatataaacagCCACACACAGCGCGAATGCTTTTTTAATGTACGAAGTTTTTCTTGGATGAATTTTCAAATTCGAAACTACATAAGCCTGTGGAATTGCCGGAATTGCAATTCCCTACGTAAGCCTAGCCTTTGGAATTCCACCAATCTGTCCGACTATCTCCTATTTCCTTTCAAAATGTATAATGTTACGGGTATTTCTGTTGTAGGGGTTTTTAATATTTGGTTTTATACGGGAAGCGAATGCTTTATACACTGCCACGTAGGGCAGGACAATGTTGAACCACGGGGAAACCTATCTAACTTGATTCACCATTTCCGCCCATTCCGAAGCTACTGCTTTCAGGGTTTGAGCGGCATCTCGAGACGGCAATTTAATAACATGGAATGACGGGCTGAATAGGAACTTGAAGCATTCCTACCACAGTCAGATAATGTAAAGCATGCAAACATGACCCGAAACGTGAATGGTATCTTAtttgcgaaacaaacaattcaTATTTGGCAAAATAAACGTTTAGTGGCtagaaaatgggaaaagagaaagaagaggTTGAAGGTCGTTCACCCGTTCATACAGTTGCTGCCTTGGGACGGTTTCTAGTTAGGCCAGTGTTTGCTCTGGACTCGTATTTTCGGAAAGATAGTATAAACGAAAGCACGTGGCTGGGGATGGCCCATTTTGTTTTACCGAGGCAGGTGCTCCATTCGGCAACATTTAATTTCTCGGAAGGACCAACACCCCCTACAAAGTTCAGCCCCTTGTTAAGGGAAAAGGGTGATCGGAATTCGCACGACTACTAGCCCCCAATAGCCAGAACTTGAACGCAGTAGAAGGGGCACTCAAACTATTCGAACGATGCctcagcgccagcgccatgcGAAAATACTACCAACGCCCTTCCGGCCCTTCGACTGTTTTTTTATCTGTGCTGACGTCACTGCTGGGGTGCTGGGTGAGTTTTTCAAACGCTTCGGGAAGCGTTTTGGGTGGCTTGGGAAGCGTTTGGTAGGATACATCTGTAGTAAAATAGGTAGCGTTTGCGATGGGCTATAAGAgtttgataaaaaattgtaacaaacAATCGTAGACTAATTAACTTTTCTGCCATGTACCAGTACATAAGATTATTAGCATACCGATAGCAGTTTTGATCCATTTATTCAACTCCTATTGATAACTCATCTTGTTCTAATTGCTAGTGGCGGCTTAATAACTATTTAAACCCCGCAAAGTCTCCGTTCTAAGAGGGCATCCACAAGTGGCGAATACTTGCTCGTATTATAAACACCGTAGAGTATCACTTAGTACCGATTATCTTTGACGCTCGCTTTCACCATCGACCACCCGTTACCGGTTTGAGATCAATCAAAAAGTTGAACCTCAACCGTTATTTTACCTCCGCTGAAGCACAAAAAGGTCTCACCGGTACGATGGCAGACTCTCACACCAAAGTACATCGTCCAAGATGGTTTGTGGTCCGGTTGCGGTTTCTCTGGTTCTAACCGCAATAGGGGCGGCCCAAATACCAGATTGCCTTGTTTTACGTAACGTCGTTCCCGAcgagtttggttcgattaGTGAAGATCGTGCTGGTGACGGCATGCCCTGTGGTCGTTAAGTACAACGTGCAGCAGACTCTGATTTCGAGCGGTCGATTTAGATTTCGAGAAGCGGTCTAATTGGACCATTGGTCTCATTGTGGATATCTAATGAGGGCACATTTTCAAGTTGGACACCAAGTTACTCGCCGTGCTGGCCGGTTACGGTAAACTGGTAGGCAGCAGGCAGTCGGTGTACGCTAAAGTGTACCATTCCCTGCCAAGAACACGTCACCATTCGGCAGGATGTTTCTGTGCTGTGGATGGAAGAAGTGTTCTGTTTTGATAAGTATATCCATGCGATTGGACCAACGAGGCGGAGTGCCAATCGGAATCCAGGTGGTTATCTCTGACTACGGTCACAGCATGCCCATCCTCGGATGCGTATGCTACACAACACCAGCTTCGTGACAGGGGACATATCCTAAAACGAGCTAACGGAGACCTTTGGCACAGGATTGATCTGCTTCGATAGACAAACCAAAAACGGCGCTTGCTGTGCAGCCAGAGCGTCCGACTGGTTTCAGTGGCCAGGTTTATCATCGTGCGGTGAAGTCCGTCTAGGGAGTCACGCAAAGGCTTCGTTCGACACTGATTGGATTCACAAGTTCCTGTGGTGAATTACATCAGAACAGCTGGCTAACCGAATGGAACGGCATGGCAAGAATGCAATTGTGATTGTGAATTGAGGCTCAGAAATTAAATACCAACGATGAGATCACTTCGTACAAATCCGCAAAGCGCCTTTTCTCAGCATGGATCCCAGGTCAGCCACATTTTTATGCCAGTGACCAAGGCAAACAGATAAGTTCTCGAAGGAATCAAGCCAGCATTTTAGATGATACCGGTATTGCCttgtgtttgcattttccattaaacGAATCTTGCGGTATGCCGTCAAATATTCCATTCACAGCGTCCAAGTAGGTGGTAAAAGCAGTTTCAAGTTCTTTGTGATTCTAAAGACTGTAcaatcgatgatcgatggtGCCTTATTTCGTAGCGATTCATTCGCACAGTAACTACGCCATCCTGGAAGCCAAGTTATTATGATATGAGTTGAATTTGGCCAATTTGATTGTAATTGAAATCAATCGATAGGGGTGTTTTTACGCCCACTTTCAACATGAGTTATGGCTGTTGAATGAATGGAATAAACGACATCCATTAATTACTATCTCAGCCGACAGAGACCAGACTGGTCGTTCCAGtcaccatcaacatcaacgaTTACCATTtatttccctttctttttcggtgtATTCCAGTTTTGAACGGTTGCGTCCGTTTTTCGGCTCCCGCTAGTGACGCACATTGTCACGACAAATTGTACCGTGTTCGGGACGCAAGCTAAAATAGCGGAAGCTGTAAATCAAGTTTATTGCGACAATTAGGGACAATTTCCGGTTTTAGTGTTGTGCACCTATTTAATGCAAGTGGGATTGGTTTTTCCTGAAATCGCGTTGCTTGTATCCCATCGCAAAAGGTAAGACAGTTTCAACCATCGATTAAAGAGGCCGACCTTCTTTAGACTGATTAAAGTTTCCGCTTACCAGAGAAGACTTCGTTTTAAAATGGGCTTACAAAAAACCCACCAGAATCTATCAACTCACCGTGAAACGTGCATTGTAAAACATCATTGGAAGCTACAAACATGATATTACTCAAAAATAGAATCCGCATCAAGTTTAATCGGAATAGGGTATACTTCAAAATCAAAAAGATAGTATAAAATAGTTaaacaaacgtttcaaaagAAACGAGTTGTTCAAACTAATTCAAAAGGATTCTAGAAATACAATTGTTGAGTAAATTTATTGAGTTATTGATCATTTCATTGGTTTattgttaatttattcaaacgtCCTATTCAATCCCTAGTCTTCAAAGCCTAGTCAAACATTtggaaattaaagaaaataataaactgctgcaaatgataaatattttctcaGATCGTTGAATAAAAGAAATACTAATTGcacattttaaaatcaacagcagcagatcaTCGCTTAGCAAATCCAAACTGGATCGGACCCAATCAATTCAATCAGCTGAAATGATATCATGAGTGATTTATGGCTAGGAGTAAAATACCTACAATAACACCAAATTGGCGTCCTGAGCCAGcacatttttaaataaaaaatagtaTGTAAAAGAACTCCTCCACGCAACCCCCTACGTGCACTGCTCTCGAAAAACGCGGAAATCGTACGATGCGTTGGGTTGatcatatttttaaaatgacATTGATTTATCGCCAGCCTTTCTCCAATAACCACCATTTAATAGATTAGTTCAATCGCTAGTTATTAGAAGGTACACGTACGGGGCACGacgaaagaacaaaaaaaagtttgttAACCCTACGATCATTtatcactttttttttcatttcgtttttcattaaaGAAAGCAAACTGTTGACCTCGTGTTACACTTTTCTCTTTCATGTttcaatttatatttttaagtaaaacAATTTCTCTATGTGTGTATATAAAATGTCTCTAACACACAGTGTAGCTTCTCCCTTGTTCTCCCTTCTCCCTCTTTTTGTCTCCCttttcaaattgtttcaacTCGATAGGGATCTTTAATTTGATCCTTAgtgttttcatatttttatatttcaatATTCTCATCGTTCAATATTTACatcgtttatgttttcaacTCCGAAAGGAACACTAAAAGCAAAAAGTTGTTGCATATTTTTTCCGCCGGGACACCTCCAGGATCGGttctgtttctttgacgattGCTGGAGCATATCCTTGGCGCTTGGCACATTACTCTGCAACCTTGCTTTAATAAGACAAACCCCGAGAGCGCGAGCCTTGTCGGCCCGCGTTCGCAGAAGGACCAAGGACGAAATAAACTCTCATTGTGTACAGAGCGTCACCAGGAGCCGGGAGATACGTGTGACGCTCGCTCCTAAGTGTGCGAAAATATTGTAACAGTTTACGTTCGGCACCGACTCCGGTTCGGTTAGTGTCGGGTTCACGGTTGCTAGGAGCAGTTTGGTTCGTTATCACATGTCTTCGGTGTGGTATTATGTCGCCAAAGTGTAGCAAGCATGCAGGAATCTCTCGAAAAAGAGCTTCCAACTCAACTGTGGGCCGGAttgatgcgtgtgtgtgtgtgtgtatgtgtgtatgaAGGAGTTTGTGATGAGCACGATGGGTTTGCTTGAAAAGGAGCGAAACCAGAAAAATCACTGTTTCCAGAGTTTCACTCCGACCGCCATTAATCTTGTAGCCTTGGTTTCCATAGGTGGCAAGGTGGCAAGGTCATGTCTCGGCAAAGTTTGGCTagttaatgatgatgaatgttCCAAATCACCACCGTTAGAGCAAAAGTAAACGAGCGCTGAGGATACACGCAGGAGTGTAATTCTGTTTATTTGGATTCCCCTTTTCgtaattttgtttaaaagaTTTCTGAAGCGTTCGGTAGGGAAAGGTACCATTGCCGTGATgatttggaaaaaaacaacaaactctCATGAATATTATGTTGAGCGGGATTGTTTTAGGTAGAACCCTGTGCTGAAGGAATGCTGTGGTGCCAgcgaattgaatttttcacttcaagACCAAACGATAGCTTTTCTAATAAGGGAATGCCTTTTTCTATTTACATTTTACTATTCTACCTTACACCATGCTATAAATACGAAGCTCAAAAAAGCCCTAAAATCAAGGAGGATGTGCATTTAAAATTGAGGGCCTTTTTGACTCTCATAGTTCTACTATCCTGCATTGCATATtgggatttattttattctgttAGGGAAACGCCATTGACTATGTCTTCGATAGCTATTGCAATAAAATTACCACAATTGCCCTATTTGCATTATACGACATGGAATATTTTCGTTCCGTCCCGTAGGGGTTCTAGTAGCGCGAGCCTCATTGAATTGTCAAATTA
Coding sequences within it:
- the LOC128278038 gene encoding charged multivesicular body protein 1B2; translation: MSISAMEKHMFNLKFAVKDLERNAKKCEKEEKAEILKTKKAIQKGNTEVARIHAENAIRQKNQSLNYLRMSARVDAVASRVQTALTTRNVTNSMAGVVKAMDAAMKGMNLEKISGLMDKFESQFEDLDVQSSYMENTMSQTTTTSVPQDDVESLMQRVADEAGLELNMELPSGPSNVSIGSASQISMEQDELTARLARLRQAE